Proteins encoded together in one Henckelia pumila isolate YLH828 unplaced genomic scaffold, ASM3356847v2 CTG_477:::fragment_3, whole genome shotgun sequence window:
- the LOC140872884 gene encoding uncharacterized protein: MCFVFVCDEDERVVGRQAAPGACPYCGGMVQAMDVQSQWRLCFVPLYFKTKRRLYCSICSRRLVTM; this comes from the coding sequence ATGTGCTTTGTTTTTGTTTGCGACGAGGACGAGAGGGTGGTGGGAAGGCAGGCGGCGCCGGGGGCTTGCCCGTACTGCGGCGGCATGGTGCAAGCTATGGACGTGCAGAGCCAGTGGCGATTGTGCTTCGTGCCGTTATATTTCAAGACCAAGCGCAGATTATACTGCTCCATCTGCTCCAGGCGATTGGTTACCATGTAA
- the LOC140872883 gene encoding uncharacterized protein, with product MESSTAAKVAADTNNNDQYSGSSAAETVIQYVVLRRDLIDSWPLGSVVTQGCHASVAAIWAHKDDPDTLLYCSPSNIDSMHKVTLEVKGEAQIRNLSEKLEAGGVAHKLWMEQPENIPTCLATKPYPKSFVSSFFKKLKLCK from the exons ATGGAATCGTCTACCGCCGCGAAAGTAGCTGCAGACACCAACAACAATGATCAATATTCGGGGAGCTCGGCGGCGGAGACGGTGATTCAGTACGTGGTGCTACGGAGGGACCTAATTGACAGTTGGCCGCTGGGGAGTGTTGTAACTCAGGGCTGCCACGCCTCCGTCGCCGCTATCTGGGCTCATAAGGATGATCCGGATACTCTCCTGTACTGTTCCCCTTCCAACATTGATTCGATGCACAAG GTAACCCTCGAGGTAAAGGGCGAAGCACAAATTCGAAATTTATCAGAGAAGCTAGAAGCCGGAGGTGTCGCTCATAAGCTGTGGATGGAGCAGCCAGAGAACATTCCCACATGTCTTGCAACAAAACCCTACCCTAAATCCTTTGTTTCCTCATTTTTCAAGAAGCTTAAACTCTGTAAATGA
- the LOC140872862 gene encoding uncharacterized protein isoform X2 — MFFKMMSKFYVKDEFYVFFPIISWRYSVEMVLTLLQEVERVAGDKIDWNELVKNTATGISCAREYQMLWRHLAYGNDLEDELDSDAELLDDDSDLEYELEASPDVSPEESDLAAACVKVLIASGSNDSHLPDNSTIDAPLTINIRSSTASTAASDSSILSDAIQGTNVTIPVSVQKSTACLTTSNETTDWSEEEDMKLTAAVQKYGAADWANVAKGDFENGTSASELSKRWTSLTKKLHNPTVGSSSQFSETELPTVPGALPMDNTLNAANQIRAESTKPQIQPFNAPASQPDKQFSITGPPISQIPEKTPPMKHTTIADSVKSAAIAAGARIGTPTEASSLVEAARSQNVVCLKAAAGHVMRRYKASTCQLPRNVHSFRGGLAKAPISSYSAPVRSQARADQPNPVDTARVLSVSSEKTNSTAFVPSVELTKYAEVAVGSDSGSGMRDLVQKDQIHYQSDIHISAPVEQVPHEQSSESGESGYRASVSSGDPGNHTLDADAHVAMQISED, encoded by the exons ATGTTTTTCAAAATGATGTCGAAATTCTACGTGAAAGATGAATTTTACGTTTTCTTTCCTATTATCTCGTGGAGATACTCTGTGGAGATGGTTCTGACGCTGCTACAAGAGGTGGAACGAGTTGCCGGCGACAAAATTGATTGGAATGAGTTGGTGAAGAACACGGCGACTGGAATTTCCTGTGCGAGGGAGTATCAAATGCTGTGGCGTCATCTTGCGTACGGGAACGACCTAGAAGATGAACTTGACAGTGATGCAGAACTTTTG GACGATGACAGTGATCTAGAATATGAACTGGAAGCTTCTCCAGATGTAAGCCCTGAAGAATCAGATTTGGCTGCAGCGTGTGTTAAA GTCTTAATTGCTTCTGGTTCAAATGATTCACATCTTCCTGATAATTCAACTATTGATGCACCATTGACCATTAATATACGAAGCAGCACAGCATCCACTGCTGCTTCTGATAGTTCAATTCTTTCGGATGCTATTCAGGGTACTAATGTTACCATTCCTGTTTCTGTACAAAAATCAACTGCCTGTTTGACTACCAGTAACGAAACAACGGATTGGTCTGAAGAAGAGGACATGAAGCTCACTGCTGCTGTGCAAAAATATGGTGCGGCAGATTGGGCTAATGTTGCTAAAGGAGATTTCGAGAATGGTACAAGTGCATCAGAGCTATCTAAG AGGTGGACCAGTCTCACGAAAAAGCTGCACAACCCAACCGTGGGATCCAGTTCACAATTTTCTGAAACCGAACTGCCTACTGTTCCTGGAGCTCTTCCAATGGACAACACTTTGAATGCGGCCAATCAGATAAGAGCCG AAAGTACGAAACCTCAGATTCAACCTTTTAATGCTCCTGCATCACAACCAGACAAGCAGTTCAGCATTACAGGACCTCCAATATCTCAGATTCCAGAAAAAACGCCTCCAATGAAACATACCACGATTGCAGATTCTGTCAAATCTGCTGCGATTGCCGCTGGGGCCCGTATAGGTACTCCTACTGAGGCTTCCTCACTCGTTGAAGCTGCTCGTTCTCAAAATGTTGTTTGTTTAAAAGCTGCGGCCGGTCATGTGATGAGAAGATACAAAGCAAGCACATGTCAACTGCCAAGGAATGTGCACTCTTTTCGCGGTGGCCTGGCTAAGGCGCCGATTTCCTCTTATTCTGCTCCTGTACGTTCTCAAGCACGGGCAGATCAGCCTAATCCAGTGGACACAGCCCGTGTCTTGAGTGTGTCATCCGAAAAGACAAATTCTACTGCCTTTGTTCCATCTGTTGAACTTACCAAATATGCAGAAGTAGCTGTGGGTTCTGACTCAGGAAGTGGGATGAGAGATCTCGTACAAAAGGACCAAATTCATTATCAATCTGATATTCATATCTCTGCTCCGGTGGAACAAGTTCCTCATGAGCAATCATCTGAATCCGGAGAAAGCGGATATCGAGCTTCTGTTTCCAGTGGTGATCCAGGAAATCATACTCTGGATGCTGATGCTCATGTGGCTATGCAAATCTCAGAAGATTAA
- the LOC140872862 gene encoding uncharacterized protein isoform X1, with protein MFFKMMSKFYVKDEFYVFFPIISWRYSVEMVLTLLQEVERVAGDKIDWNELVKNTATGISCAREYQMLWRHLAYGNDLEDELDSDAELLDDDSDLEYELEASPDVSPEESDLAAACVKVLIASGSNDSHLPDNSTIDAPLTINIRSSTASTAASDSSILSDAIQGTNVTIPVSVQKSTACLTTSNETTDWSEEEDMKLTAAVQKYGAADWANVAKGDFENGTSASELSKRWTSLTKKLHNPTVGSSSQFSETELPTVPGALPMDNTLNAANQIRAAESTKPQIQPFNAPASQPDKQFSITGPPISQIPEKTPPMKHTTIADSVKSAAIAAGARIGTPTEASSLVEAARSQNVVCLKAAAGHVMRRYKASTCQLPRNVHSFRGGLAKAPISSYSAPVRSQARADQPNPVDTARVLSVSSEKTNSTAFVPSVELTKYAEVAVGSDSGSGMRDLVQKDQIHYQSDIHISAPVEQVPHEQSSESGESGYRASVSSGDPGNHTLDADAHVAMQISED; from the exons ATGTTTTTCAAAATGATGTCGAAATTCTACGTGAAAGATGAATTTTACGTTTTCTTTCCTATTATCTCGTGGAGATACTCTGTGGAGATGGTTCTGACGCTGCTACAAGAGGTGGAACGAGTTGCCGGCGACAAAATTGATTGGAATGAGTTGGTGAAGAACACGGCGACTGGAATTTCCTGTGCGAGGGAGTATCAAATGCTGTGGCGTCATCTTGCGTACGGGAACGACCTAGAAGATGAACTTGACAGTGATGCAGAACTTTTG GACGATGACAGTGATCTAGAATATGAACTGGAAGCTTCTCCAGATGTAAGCCCTGAAGAATCAGATTTGGCTGCAGCGTGTGTTAAA GTCTTAATTGCTTCTGGTTCAAATGATTCACATCTTCCTGATAATTCAACTATTGATGCACCATTGACCATTAATATACGAAGCAGCACAGCATCCACTGCTGCTTCTGATAGTTCAATTCTTTCGGATGCTATTCAGGGTACTAATGTTACCATTCCTGTTTCTGTACAAAAATCAACTGCCTGTTTGACTACCAGTAACGAAACAACGGATTGGTCTGAAGAAGAGGACATGAAGCTCACTGCTGCTGTGCAAAAATATGGTGCGGCAGATTGGGCTAATGTTGCTAAAGGAGATTTCGAGAATGGTACAAGTGCATCAGAGCTATCTAAG AGGTGGACCAGTCTCACGAAAAAGCTGCACAACCCAACCGTGGGATCCAGTTCACAATTTTCTGAAACCGAACTGCCTACTGTTCCTGGAGCTCTTCCAATGGACAACACTTTGAATGCGGCCAATCAGATAAGAGCCG CAGAAAGTACGAAACCTCAGATTCAACCTTTTAATGCTCCTGCATCACAACCAGACAAGCAGTTCAGCATTACAGGACCTCCAATATCTCAGATTCCAGAAAAAACGCCTCCAATGAAACATACCACGATTGCAGATTCTGTCAAATCTGCTGCGATTGCCGCTGGGGCCCGTATAGGTACTCCTACTGAGGCTTCCTCACTCGTTGAAGCTGCTCGTTCTCAAAATGTTGTTTGTTTAAAAGCTGCGGCCGGTCATGTGATGAGAAGATACAAAGCAAGCACATGTCAACTGCCAAGGAATGTGCACTCTTTTCGCGGTGGCCTGGCTAAGGCGCCGATTTCCTCTTATTCTGCTCCTGTACGTTCTCAAGCACGGGCAGATCAGCCTAATCCAGTGGACACAGCCCGTGTCTTGAGTGTGTCATCCGAAAAGACAAATTCTACTGCCTTTGTTCCATCTGTTGAACTTACCAAATATGCAGAAGTAGCTGTGGGTTCTGACTCAGGAAGTGGGATGAGAGATCTCGTACAAAAGGACCAAATTCATTATCAATCTGATATTCATATCTCTGCTCCGGTGGAACAAGTTCCTCATGAGCAATCATCTGAATCCGGAGAAAGCGGATATCGAGCTTCTGTTTCCAGTGGTGATCCAGGAAATCATACTCTGGATGCTGATGCTCATGTGGCTATGCAAATCTCAGAAGATTAA
- the LOC140872862 gene encoding uncharacterized protein isoform X3: MADESKSPKKGSITEEDAASLIQRYSVEMVLTLLQEVERVAGDKIDWNELVKNTATGISCAREYQMLWRHLAYGNDLEDELDSDAELLDDDSDLEYELEASPDVSPEESDLAAACVKVLIASGSNDSHLPDNSTIDAPLTINIRSSTASTAASDSSILSDAIQGTNVTIPVSVQKSTACLTTSNETTDWSEEEDMKLTAAVQKYGAADWANVAKGDFENGTSASELSKRWTSLTKKLHNPTVGSSSQFSETELPTVPGALPMDNTLNAANQIRAAESTKPQIQPFNAPASQPDKQFSITGPPISQIPEKTPPMKHTTIADSVKSAAIAAGARIGTPTEASSLVEAARSQNVVCLKAAAGHVMRRYKASTCQLPRNVHSFRGGLAKAPISSYSAPVRSQARADQPNPVDTARVLSVSSEKTNSTAFVPSVELTKYAEVAVGSDSGSGMRDLVQKDQIHYQSDIHISAPVEQVPHEQSSESGESGYRASVSSGDPGNHTLDADAHVAMQISED; encoded by the exons ATGGCTGACGAATCAAAGAGTCCGAAGAAAGGATCTATCACGGAAGAAGACGCCGCCTCGCTGATTCAACG ATACTCTGTGGAGATGGTTCTGACGCTGCTACAAGAGGTGGAACGAGTTGCCGGCGACAAAATTGATTGGAATGAGTTGGTGAAGAACACGGCGACTGGAATTTCCTGTGCGAGGGAGTATCAAATGCTGTGGCGTCATCTTGCGTACGGGAACGACCTAGAAGATGAACTTGACAGTGATGCAGAACTTTTG GACGATGACAGTGATCTAGAATATGAACTGGAAGCTTCTCCAGATGTAAGCCCTGAAGAATCAGATTTGGCTGCAGCGTGTGTTAAA GTCTTAATTGCTTCTGGTTCAAATGATTCACATCTTCCTGATAATTCAACTATTGATGCACCATTGACCATTAATATACGAAGCAGCACAGCATCCACTGCTGCTTCTGATAGTTCAATTCTTTCGGATGCTATTCAGGGTACTAATGTTACCATTCCTGTTTCTGTACAAAAATCAACTGCCTGTTTGACTACCAGTAACGAAACAACGGATTGGTCTGAAGAAGAGGACATGAAGCTCACTGCTGCTGTGCAAAAATATGGTGCGGCAGATTGGGCTAATGTTGCTAAAGGAGATTTCGAGAATGGTACAAGTGCATCAGAGCTATCTAAG AGGTGGACCAGTCTCACGAAAAAGCTGCACAACCCAACCGTGGGATCCAGTTCACAATTTTCTGAAACCGAACTGCCTACTGTTCCTGGAGCTCTTCCAATGGACAACACTTTGAATGCGGCCAATCAGATAAGAGCCG CAGAAAGTACGAAACCTCAGATTCAACCTTTTAATGCTCCTGCATCACAACCAGACAAGCAGTTCAGCATTACAGGACCTCCAATATCTCAGATTCCAGAAAAAACGCCTCCAATGAAACATACCACGATTGCAGATTCTGTCAAATCTGCTGCGATTGCCGCTGGGGCCCGTATAGGTACTCCTACTGAGGCTTCCTCACTCGTTGAAGCTGCTCGTTCTCAAAATGTTGTTTGTTTAAAAGCTGCGGCCGGTCATGTGATGAGAAGATACAAAGCAAGCACATGTCAACTGCCAAGGAATGTGCACTCTTTTCGCGGTGGCCTGGCTAAGGCGCCGATTTCCTCTTATTCTGCTCCTGTACGTTCTCAAGCACGGGCAGATCAGCCTAATCCAGTGGACACAGCCCGTGTCTTGAGTGTGTCATCCGAAAAGACAAATTCTACTGCCTTTGTTCCATCTGTTGAACTTACCAAATATGCAGAAGTAGCTGTGGGTTCTGACTCAGGAAGTGGGATGAGAGATCTCGTACAAAAGGACCAAATTCATTATCAATCTGATATTCATATCTCTGCTCCGGTGGAACAAGTTCCTCATGAGCAATCATCTGAATCCGGAGAAAGCGGATATCGAGCTTCTGTTTCCAGTGGTGATCCAGGAAATCATACTCTGGATGCTGATGCTCATGTGGCTATGCAAATCTCAGAAGATTAA
- the LOC140872877 gene encoding cyclin-dependent kinase G-1-like, which translates to MVTVDYQMHFPKPKTPLITIDYQMHFPKPKIAYESKGGIEFGRADEYELLQEIGRGSYGRVHLAREKKTGKIVAMKKQVHGFSRSSLREIDILQSLVGRPWFVEFKQVVVDEYKDVYVVMEYVENDLRGFMDGISTEGKFMEYWEVKYLMRQLLEGVSFLHRNGIMHRDLKPSNILLSGNGELKICDFGLSKRFEREFDSHSHHVGTLWYMAPELLTTEATVYSCAVDMWSVGCIMGEMLLNQVVLQGNSENEQLRKITKALTKNELFDRFCLIISPKGLHLLKKFLTYDPQSRITAAEALDHDWFKEI; encoded by the coding sequence ATGGTGACCGTGGATTATCAAATGCACTTCCCCAAGCCAAAAACACCGTTAATCACCATAGATTATCAAATGCACTTCCCCAAGCCAAAAATCGCATATGAATCCAAGGGAGGGATCGAATTCGGGAGAGCAGATGAGTACGAACTTTTGCAGGAGATCGGTCGAGGAAGCTACGGCAGAGTTCACCTAGCCCGGGAGAAGAAAACCGGCAAAATCGTGGCGATGAAGAAACAAGTCCACGGATTCTCAAGATCATCGTTGAGAGAAATCGACATTCTACAATCTCTCGTCGGTCGGCCGTGGTTTGTTGAGTTCAAGCAAGTGGTGGTGGATGAATACAAGGATGTTTACGTGGTGATGGAATACGTCGAAAACGACCTCAGAGGGTTCATGGACGGAATTAGTACAGAGGGTAAATTCATGGAATATTGGGAAGTCAAGTACTTGATGAGACAGTTGCTAGAGGGGGTCTCCTTTCTTCACCGAAACGGGATCATGCACAGAGATTTGAAGCCCTCCAACATCCTTCTGAGTGGCAACGGGGAGCTGAAAATATGCGATTTCGGGTTGTCGAAACGGTTCGAAAGAGAGTTTGATAGCCATTCTCATCATGTGGGAACTTTGTGGTATATGGCCCCCGAGCTGCTGACTACTGAGGCGACGGTGTATTCTTGCGCGGTGGATATGTGGTCTGTGGGGTGTATTATGGGAGAAATGTTGCTGAACCAAGTGGTTTTACAAGGGAATTCGGAGAATGAACAGCTGCGGAAAATAACCAAGGCACTGACCAAGAACGAATTGTTTGATAGATTTTGTTTGATTATTTCACCCAAGGGACTTCATCTGCTGAAAAAGTTTTTGACTTACGATCCTCAAAGCAGAATCACGGCCGCTGAAGCTCTCGATCATGATTGGTTCAAagaaatttga
- the LOC140872845 gene encoding exocyst complex component EXO70A1: MDKGFENLVSARKLLKTSVEKSKALGLSLEKAGPRLDEISQRLPALEVAIRPIRAQRDALGAVGGHINRAVVPAAAVLKVFDAIHGLEKSLSDPQYDLSGYLGVLKRLEEALRFLGENCGMAIQWLADIVEYLEDHKVADGRFISGLKKALNSLRELEAGEEKGHLDGGLLEVSLDRLQNEFRRLLIENSIPLPMSSPTNTNEHACIAPSPLPVAVIQKLQAILGRLILNDRLDKCISIYVEVRSSNVRASLQALNLDYLEISVSEFNDVASIEVYIAQWGRHLEFAVKHLFESEYKLCNDVFERMGLDVWKSCFARIAAQAGILAFLQFGKTVTESKKDPIKLLKLLEIFASLNKLRLDFNRLFGGAACAEIQNLTRDLIKRVIEGASEIFWELLIQVELQRHTPPPADCSIPRVVTFITDYCNKLLGDEYKPILTQVLVIERSWRHEKFQERILTDELLNLVKAIELNLETWSKGYEDVVSSHLFLMNNHWHVYKYLKGTKLGALLGDSWLREHEQYKEYHSNTYFRESWGKLPALLSREGLILFSGGRATARNLVKQRLKAFNEAFDDMYKKQSNWVISDKDLRERTCQVIIQTIVPIYRSYMQHYGPLVEQDQSASKYAKYTAQSLEKMFESLFHPKPMKQFSFKVRQPGGKFNNGAVDQYQTPPTVK; the protein is encoded by the coding sequence ATGGATAAAGGCTTTGAAAATTTGGTATCTGCTAGGAAGTTGTTAAAAACCAGCGTAGAGAAATCCAAGGCTTTGGGGTTGTCTTTAGAAAAAGCTGGGCCAAGATTAGACGAGATTAGTCAAAGACTGCCTGCTTTGGAAGTGGCGATCCGACCAATAAGGGCTCAAAGAGATGCCCTTGGTGCTGTTGGTGGTCATATAAATCGAGCCGTGGTCCCTGCTGCTGCTGTTCTTAAGGTTTTTGATGCCATTCATGGGCTTGAGAAATCGTTATCCGATCCCCAATATGATCTTTCGGGGTATCTTGGTGTCCTTAAGCGGCTTGAAGAGGCGTTGAGGTTCTTAGGGGAGAATTGTGGGATGGCAATTCAGTGGTTGGCTGATATTGTGGAGTATCTTGAGGATCACAAGGTGGCGGATGGAAGATTTATTTCGGGTTTAAAAAAGGCACTTAACAGTCTACGGGAACTTGAGGCTGGCGAAGAAAAGGGCCATCTTGATGGAGGCCTTCTTGAAGTTTCATTGGACAGATTGCAAAACGAGTTTAGGCGCCTTTTGATTGAGAATAGCATTCCATTGCCTATGTCCTCTCCAACAAATACAAACGAACATGCCTGCATTGCTCCATCACCTTTGCCTGTTGCTGTTATCCAGAAGTTACAAGCTATTTTGGGGAGATTGATTTTAAATGACAGGCTTGACAAGTGTATATCCATCTATGTCGAGGTCCGTAGCTCAAATGTGCGTGCAAGCCTGCAGGCACTAAATCTGGATTACCTTGAAATATCGGTCTCTGAGTTCAATGATGTGGCAAGCATAGAGGTATACATAGCTCAGTGGGGTAGGCATTTGGAATTTGCTGTGAAGCACCTGTTTGAATCCGAGTACAAACTTTGCAACGATGTGTTTGAGAGGATGGGATTGGATGTGTGGAAGTCGTGTTTTGCAAGAATAGCTGCCCAGGCCGGGATTCTTGCTTTCCTTCAGTTCGGTAAAACAGTCACCGAGAGTAAGAAGGATCCAATCAAACTGTTGAAATTGCTGGAAATTTTTGCATCCTTGAATAAGCTAAGACTGGATTTCAACCGTCTCTTTGGCGGAGCAGCCTGTGCGGAGATCCAAAATCTTACTCGGGATCTAATCAAGAGGGTAATAGAAGGCGCCTCCGAGATTTTCTGGGAACTTTTGATTCAAGTTGAACTGCAGAGGCACACGCCACCTCCTGCGGATTGTAGTATTCCAAGAGTGGTGACTTTTATCACTGACTACTGCAATAAGCTTCTTGGGGATGAATATAAGCCAATTCTTACACAAGTTCTAGTCATTGAAAGAAGTTGGAGGCATGAAAAATTCCAAGAGAGAATCCTCACGGACGAGCTTCTGAATTTGGTCAAGGCCATTGAACTGAACTTGGAAACATGGTCCAAAGGTTATGAAGACGTTGTTTCATCACATTTATTCTTGATGAACAATCACTGGCATGTCTACAAGTATCTTAAAGGCACGAAACTTGGTGCTCTTCTTGGAGATTCTTGGCTAAGAGAACACGAGCAGTACAAGGAGTACCATTCGAATACATATTTTCGTGAGAGCTGGGGAAAACTTCCAGCTCTCTTAAGCCGGGAAGGGCTGATTCTCTTTTCTGGTGGGCGTGCAACGGCTCGGAATCTGGTAAAACAGAGGTTAAAGGCTTTTAATGAAGCGTTTGACGACATGTATAAAAAGCAGTCCAACTGGGTTATTTCAGACAAAGATTTGCGGGAGAGAACATGCCAGGTTATTATTCAGACAATTGTACCAATTTATCGCAGCTACATGCAGCATTATGGCCCGTTGGTTGAACAAGACCAAAGTGCTAGCAAATACGCCAAATATACGGCTCAGTCTTTAGAGAAAATGTTCGAATCTCTGTTCCATCCAAAGCCAATGAAGCAATTCAGTTTTAAAGTGAGGCAGCCTGGTGGGAAATTTAATAATGGAGCTGTGGATCAGTATCAAACTCCCCCAACTGTGAAGTGA
- the LOC140872888 gene encoding probable sarcosine oxidase: MENPSAQVFDVIVIGAGVMGSSTAYQTAKRGLKTLLLEQFDFLHHRGSSHGESRTIRSTYPEEYYPGMVMESSRLWEELEAEIGYKVYFKTTQFDMGPSDNKSLQAVVSSCRNNSIPFRVLDGDEVLKEYSGLFQLPEGWIGVATRDGGVLKPTKAVAMFQTLALRHGAVLKDGTEVVNIEKDRENGEIVVFATESGRFRSRKCVITVGSWTKALIEKVRGLTIPIQPLETSVIYWKINPGHEDKFTIENGFPTFASYGDPYIYGTPSLEFPGLIKIPVHGGRACEPNERSWASAPETVSALRDWIRGRFGDAIDWDKPVLTQSCMYSMTPDEDFVIDFLGGEFGEDAVVAGGFSGHGFKMAPVVGRIAAEMVASGVADGVDLTYFRIARFEGNFPGNFKDFGDQVKLS, from the coding sequence ATGGAGAATCCCAGCGCCCAAGTTTTCGATGTAATAGTAATTGGGGCGGGGGTGATGGGGAGCTCCACAGCTTACCAAACAGCGAAACGAGGCCTCAAGACTCTGCTTCTCGAGCAATTCGACTTTCTGCACCACCGCGGCTCCTCCCATGGCGAATCAAGAACCATTCGTTCCACCTACCCGGAAGAATACTACCCCGGAATGGTGATGGAATCCTCGCGTTTATGGGAAGAATTGGAAGCTGAAATTGGGTACAAAGTCTACTTCAAAACCACTCAATTCGACATGGGCCCATCGGACAACAAATCCCTGCAAGCAGTCGTCAGTAGCTGCCGCAATAACTCGATCCCTTTTCGGGTTCTTGACGGAGATGAGGTTCTGAAGGAGTATTCGGGATTGTTCCAGCTGCCAGAAGGTTGGATCGGTGTCGCGACTCGGGATGGGGGAGTTCTCAAGCCGACGAAAGCTGTGGCGATGTTTCAAACGCTTGCTTTGCGTCATGGCGCGGTGTTGAAAGACGGTACGGAGGTGGTTAACATTGAGAAAGACAGAGAAAACGGTGAAATCGTTGTGTTCGCGACAGAGAGTGGCCGTTTTCGGAGCAGGAAATGCGTAATCACGGTTGGGTCATGGACTAAGGCGTTGATTGAGAAGGTGAGGGGATTAACAATCCCGATTCAACCGCTGGAGACATCAGTCATATACTGGAAGATAAACCCAGGTCACGAAGATAAATTCACGATCGAAAATGGCTTCCCCACCTTCGCGAGCTACGGGGACCCCTACATTTACGGAACGCCGTCTCTGGAGTTCCCGGGGCTGATTAAAATCCCGGTGCATGGCGGTCGTGCTTGTGAACCTAACGAACGCTCGTGGGCTTCGGCGCCGGAGACGGTGAGCGCATTGCGTGACTGGATCAGGGGACGATTTGGGGACGCCATCGATTGGGATAAGCCAGTGCTGACGCAATCGTGTATGTATTCCATGACTCCCGACGAAGATTTCGTGATCGACTTCTTGGGCGGAGAGTTCGGGGAAGACGCGGTGGTGGCCGGCGGATTTTCGGGTCATGGGTTCAAGATGGCGCCGGTGGTTGGGAGGATTGCGGCGGAGATGGTGGCGAGTGGCGTGGCCGATGGCGTGGACCTCACCTACTTCAGGATAGCGAGGTTTGAAGGGAACTTTCCAGGAAATTTCAAAGATTTTGGAGATCAAGTCAAGCTAAGTTAG